GCGCGAAAGATGGGTGTGGACGAGCGACAGTGGTGATGAAGAGAGGGATGAGACGAGGTGACAGAAGAATGGATGAGAAGGAAGAATGGGTAGGAACTCTACCTTGGCACATGTGCAAGGTATTCACACCAATTCATCCAGACTACCAATCAACATCATAACCTAGCCAGCGTTATAGGCTACAAATTTGTCAATCAACATCATTGCATCCCGTGAGCTTGGTTGAGTTGGCTCGGTATTGGGTCATGGGCCAGACTGAGCCAGTTCAGGATGCCAAACGccaccccctctctctctttcttccttccagacGGGTACGTGCATGCAGTATGCACACCAAGTCAACAGCTTAGCGCAGAATAGTGTTGACTTGTGCTTGACTTCACACACTACTAGGGAAAGGGCCTTCAGTACCAGTTCCTaacccctctttagtaccggttgtgcaaccggtattgctacttcggtactaaaggggggcctttagtatcgggtcaaataaccaatactaaaggggtattaaaaataaaaaaatgaaatcaggCCGGGCGCTCGGCCTTGCACCCCGCTGGTCGCGTCCTgctgccccgccccgccccgccggccgccgacaTCCGCGGCCTCgctggagagggagagggagagggaggaagaggggggagagggagagagagggagcgagCATACCTGTGCCCCGCACGCCACTGTGTCCGGCCGTCGTCGTACCCCGCCAGCGGCCGCCACTCCCCTGCACGCCTAAGCACTGCCTTGCACCTTGCGccactgccgctcctcactgccagtgaggggtgagcagagggggaaggagaggggTAGCAGAGGGGAAGGGGCcaggagagggaagggagggggcggcggtggcaggagagggagggggggagggggtggtgggCAAAGAAAAGAAGTGtgagagaagagataaggggGATGGGAGCGGGTAGGGGGAGATGGATAAGGTTAGGAGGTCCTTTAGAAGGTCACCTATTAGTACcggggtggagcctccacccggtactaatgggtgacctttagtaccggttggaactACCAACCgaaccttttagtaccggttggagctcccaaTCGTTACTGAAACAGGTCAAAAATTAATCGATACTAAGAGCTAGAACCAATATTACAGCTTGAAAAAGGACACTCACAGGTCCCAGCAGTTTTGATTTACGATTAGCCAAGTAGCAGCCAGAAGGTGAGAGATGCCACAGAAGCACAAACCTtaactaggccatgtttagttcccaatttgggagtgccaaagttgggagtttgccataaatgcgcaactgtagcatttcgtttatatttgtgaattattgtccaaatattgactaattaggctcaaaagattcgtctcgcaaagtacaacaaaactgtgcaattagtttttgatttcatctacatttagtactccatgcatgtatcgcaagtttgatgtgatggggaatcttctttttgcatagtgttaaatttgggattttggggaaactaaacatggccctagcCGCGTCCCGGCGCCCCGTAACGTACGGGAGCGGAGCAACCCGCGTCCACCGTCCACGCGGGGAAAATACCATCGAACCCCACGCTGAGAGCTCAGACCTGATCTGAAGATGGCGACGACTTGCAACCAaacggcctataaaagggctcCTCCCCTGCCATTTCGTAAGCACGACGACCAACAACTACCAAGCGCCGAACCTTCCCCGATCATTCTTCTTCCGTCTCCCCTCCCCCCCTTTTCGCATCGCCCGGCCTGATCCTGAATAATCCTGATCGACCTTCACCTTCTATCCATGGCGCTCAACTTCCTCCGGCCAGGCGCGCCCGGCGTCCAGCCGGTCGGCGACCGCTGCACGGCGAAGTCGGCCATCTTCATCGGCGTCGTCAACGGCCTCGTCTCGCCGCCCTACCTGCAGCGCTGCCTCTGCGCCGGCCGGTGCGACGACGACAGCGACGTGGAGGAGAGGTACTACCTGCTCGCGAACTTCGTGGTCGTCGTGCTCGGCGTGGCCCTCCTAGTCGTCGACATGGCGGCGCTCTCGCTGACGGTGGTCCTCAGCTcgccgcggtggccggcggcggtccgGTGGATGGTCTGGATCACCAAGGTCTTGACCTGCGGCACGCTGCAGCTTGGCGTCAACGTCTTGTATTTTTGTATTAGGATGTTGTGCGCCAGGTTGATGCTCGCTTTCGCCTGACGTCGCCATTGTTTCGACCAGCAAGAAACCTCTCACCATTATTTAATTTCATTCATGGAGTAACCTAATTCATTTAATTTTTTCGTCCAAACTTGCGTactcttaatttttttttgtgtacTTCTAAAGTCAGGTGTTGTTTAAACTTTAAACTCAGATCACAATGGTGCAGTGAAGTACAGTTAACCTTTCGCTGGTCACAGATCCATTCTTCAGAAATGCTGGATAAGCCTGACTCATCCAATGATCCAATTCTCAGCCAGATTTGCATTAGTCTCGTCCCCCTTGTGTTACTGTATCAACTTCATACAAGAGAACACATTATACCGGACGCGATGGCGATCAAGTTGTCATGTGCTAGTCCTTTTAAACGTTCGATCTTTTTGCTGTTTACGTTTAAAGGCTGGCGTCGTCGAGTGTAAAACGTTCAGATATCAGTGAATACTGAATAATCATGAGGAAGTAGATCACTACCAACTGCTAGTACTATCATCATCAATCCCTGAGACCTGTGACGCACTGGCATAGCTCCATTACTTGCAGAAGCTTGGTGCATTTGTCTCCACTGGTACTAGGCTATTAGCAGtctagcatgtatattatattgGTGGAATGATGTGACTTCATTTCTCTGTAAAATGGAAAACATCCTTATGCCATCTTCTAAAAACTTCATCACGGGATGGAAGTCAAAGTCCTAACAAATCCCAACACAAAATGCACCATCCAGGTAGCCACCACAGCATGACAACATAGCTCACAGCAGGAAGATAGCGGGGCACTACATATCCATGTTCATAACAAAAGGACATCAACCCATCAGGATGATGAAGGTGCTGGATACACCAAATAGACACACGAAACCATGTTATTCGTGCGCAGCAATGGGCTAACTCACTCAGCCTGTGTTGAACCCTTGTCACAACAACCAGGGTGCATCCGCCGTTAACCTGCTGTCTACAGTCTCAGAGAAGATGAAGCGCTCGTGCGTCGGCCACTGGTACTTGATCTCGGTGCCGCATTGCCATCCAAATCCCCATGCTCGAGACCTCGCTGATAGGACATGGGGCTCCCAATCAGCTCACACTCGGTTTGCAGCACCTCAAAAGAGAAAATGATGATCCTGAATTTAGAAACCAACATAAAGTTTAGTTTAGGACTCCAAATATAGCATCAACAGAGCAGTTAGTAGACACTAGACAACAGAGCACTGTGAATACATTAGATAAGTAGATACCTTATATATAAGAATAGATCCATACCCCTTCAATGGAAACCACTGCTATGTAGACTATGTGTTTAATAAACTCCCTCAAGTGAACTTGCACAACTTTcaacttttttctctttttaaaAGGAACACAAGATGtgatgtttggtttgagggGGTGTGGTGCAGCATGAGTTAAACTCATAAATTTTGATGAGATTGCCACATTCCTCATGCTTGaatgagtagcgatggattagCCCATTACAtttctcaaaccaaacaagAACTTGAGAAGTGTGATGATGGTGGACATCTCATTCCAGACACTGGACCTCTAGGAAACTAGTAAAGCTGCATCTCACGCATCAAAATGAAATGTTTCCGTACAAACCCATCCCCATTCACCTAAAAATAAGGCCAAATAGTAGAAGTAAAATCAGGAAACATCTTGTGgaatagttgattttttttatcactgTGGCCATGCACCACAAGAGTACAAGACTCGCACAAGAGCCCGTCAAGAGGAACAGCAAAAGGATCAGAAAATTAAATCTAAGACTAAAACCCCGGCCCCCACTTTTCTTTGCAAGAAAAAGCCTCTCAAACATAATAGATTGCAAATGACGGTATTTTTGGTGCTTGTTTTGGATGAGTTAGAAGGAAAAATGCACCATCGAATGTTCCGATagtgtaacgacctcggttaaaatccttcgcgttaatcttaatccgagtccctgatcacctgtctcagtttaccaagcctaagtgctcaacctccagatctcccgaccccttcgatccgacccctcgccgtgttttccccagttccgactcCGCCGACccccagcccaccgtcggatctttttACGTCTTCCCACAAAGCCGCCCTTCAAttcgagccgtggaccaccgagactgaccggtggacccacgagatctttctcccagatctcccacgacaggcgcactcgagttgcatgcccgcttcagagttccctagccgcgtggctcaactcctccgacgcccgccgctccgcctcgtcgccggccacgaccggatggattctcgcgcccccttccccaatcgcggcggaagctcctctgctacctttctgcagcacctggccgcccgcgcccatcatcgcatcaccagatcccggctgcagagccgatgccgcccgtcttttccgtcacctctccacagtcgcgccgccccggtcctcgctacgcgatgattcctcctccgccaacccagaccacggcagcgacagctccttttctgccttgtcagaagctccgccccgacaatctgttgctccgcgctcgtcGCGCGACCACAGTCGCCTGTCtcctcacctgtgcgccctcgtttctagcgctgtttccccggtcacttccatcagatccaccgcacgacgacgcccacctctgccaaatctcaaccaccggcaaacccgcgcctgtgCCGCCCTGACATCgatgcccaatgaccgccggtgtcatccccgaagtcctgctccaccgtcctcgtcgctcaatcgccgccccggcagagcactccatcgcttcttccccggccttcgcgccgctccccttctctcttccgtgcagctataaaatgggatgccggagctccgccggagttcccctttgccatcgctgccctctctcttactccctgttcgtgctcacagcacCACcccctaagtctgaggaactctcctctccgctcaaacaccacttttccccaatccaccagccactgctccccgtgctgcacaagAGTTTGCTtatgatccacaagaagcaccgccaccgctggaataccaccggacatcctcaccgctgtcccaagccccttAGTCTTTCCACCTAAGCCTCATCtataagacgaaggtaagctaccgacccttgttcgcctcgtccgacccctcctatccgcccgaccccggttccgcctcgcccgaccctgtctgttccgccgacctttctctgcctcgcccgagggctcggctgtatctttttccttgaaccgagggtgtaggtgtaaaacttggggacttttcagcgttacgtctgaggacccctagcacatctattcctctagatttagggtcagatcataagttcctccccatcTGACCCTTATACCTTGATCTCCATCgactcctttgaacctccccactctcctgtaacttgccgcaagtttctgggctcaaacttgcaagtgttgctgttgaaataaccgtctaaatgctaaccaatgcattgcatttgtgtagagctgcgcctcgccgacggcttctacgagctgcacccggcgccagaagacgaaggtgtagccgagctcctgcctccagaagccgaagccgcccaagcagacgagcagtttccctcctccttgctcgaaggcaagccccggatgcatgaatcccctatgttttaccaaacttgcgcatgccttcttcaacacgcttgtgcatttacgtataggaattgtttggaaccatagatgcataacttagctcccttgatctgaacactagctgttggaccgagtagatgccttgcttaattaggaaacgataaaagttgagtgatttcttgtcactcgcgagttataggagttggttgttttcccttctgttacaactataaggacgatggacggggcagggttttgggtaactctttgatggtcggttgatcgccccgtctgtctatgaaacttgctaaggcccgatagtggtggtgttcgtgatcaagtgtttgaaagtactaatctcatacctagtatgggatggggaagctaagtacctgattgaactagggcgtggcttatacccctgctgtccgtggaacgaggttcccatggtgcatcatgtgggtgcaagcgcggtcatagtacggtagagaccgggactgtggagcattgcatgccaagggaagtttggacctgacacgcgcctgggaattgatggggacggccgacacaggaagcgacccttgtggtgcgcggatgtcgtgagattaggttcgccatacatggttaagaaacccgaatcgattcgtctgcctctcacagtttgagactgcttgatcgctatgtcaccctgagtaaataaggaatctgatgatgacatggttttgatgatgatgtatataccttggttggttctatgtctgTTTAGAGTAgattgcaaaacctagaccggataatgaacttagaaccggagctaaaacttgaaagtagtgatacgcctagcgcttttggcaaacaaatcccctcagccaaaaagccttgcatgtctagaagaggtggagtagcgtactctctgtcggttaagtcttgttgagcttagtagctcagccttgttgtggctcctctttttcaggtgaagttgctgcctctgagcctccctctgctggcacttggccgccccaactccctccgggttggacggttgagtgggatccctcctcggacggcgaggagagggatcactgatgtcccggttggcctcaccagggatgtctgaccccgacgagttagcttccgctagttgtttaccttttgttgtttccttctgaacttgtaaactctgatgttgttttgtggccaaactaaatggttaatttgttaactcgggggacttgttgtattctctggaaccgctcaccttcgtgtgggtttgctattcggtcttgttcaagtggttaaatcggatgaaatccgacggcacttcgtgtttacttggttcaggcatgagtgtcgcgtatcatgcggcttaatcatgtttaaccaagcaaatccgaagtggatccgccacagatAGCCCACCAAAGCAAGCGTCGAATTAACCATCGGAGCAATTGGTATAACGGgaaaaacaaggaaaaatctCGTGTGCACCAGATGATCTGATGGGAGTCATTTTACAAGCGTCGGAGCAATTCGCTGAGGAGGCAGAGGAAATTctatagcaccggatgttccgatgccctaTGTAGTTGACcgtcggacgaagcatatttactttgaaatcACACAAAGGTTTTGGCCAGAATgccttcagcaccggatgatctaACGGCACCATCGGAGAAAGCATCGGAGCAATGATGTCAGGGGGATCCAACAGCTATGTGACATGAGCAgtggcaccggatgatccgatgggggcATTGGATaaagcgtcggatgaatttCTGAGGGACTTGTGCGTGGGGagtccaacggctagttgcaccggatgttccgatgcaggTCAAAAATAGACCATcaaaacatccgatggtatactttttcactagccgttggagcaacggctcttttaGTCTTTGGGGCTATTTATATCCCCACAACTCGCACATTTAAAGTTGCTGGAGTGTCCAGGGATGCATTGAAaaccaagactcatcaagaacacacccataccaccaaaagtgcttaagtgatccatcaaaggcttagcacaagtttagaagagtgattagtgctaggataggcctagagaggagtgagtgcaaggtgtgccgaccttgtgatcaggttctagagtgaaccaccactgtacaagaggtgtgccggCGCCTTGAAGCCTTGGTGGCTTGCCGGCAAGTCTTcaaccctccggcttggtgtggagcagcGTCAACAATCTTGTGCGGGGGACATGAagacccccttccttcgtgAAGAAGTTCCTTAGTGGAaacggcatcaaggtgaccgaggAACTTGGCGTGTGCCTTAGtggccgagcctttgtggcaagtcaaggggtaccttgggagagacttggtgactgggaagcaatactcttgtgcgagtgcttcaacaatgtggactagtggtggcttagtgcctaccgatgtCACGGGATAAAtccttgtgtcaagagtttgttTCTCCTCATCTCCTCCTTACGTTTtcacatttcatacttgcaacttgtgtgcctttactttcctagaGTAGTATGTTAATAGGATTTGTTATAGGTTGCAAAATttgttttgggatgagggtttcacactagatcaaccgtagattgcacatctagatagcatgatctagtttatgttttgatgCAATTAGTGGAAACCATAGGTTAAGGATTTTAAGTTACCTAATTCACCCCTCCTCCTTTTAGACTACAAGCACTTATTCCTTACACACCCGAACATTCTCTGATCATTTTGCACTCGGTCCATTCCCCTCACACACTTCACCTCGACTGGCGCTTAGCCCCTTAGCAGCTGGGAACGTGGAACGTGGCCACGTTCCTCGTTTCGGGAACATCGTTTCGGACTGGAAACGTTTTCGGGAACAGGAACAAAATTTAGTGTAACAACCTTTCATATGTGTCGTACCACGTTCCGGGAACGTTTCAGGAACATGGCTGCTAAGGACCGGCCCTGCTAATCCGTTCCGTCCCATGGCTCTGATCAACCTCCTCCGGGTCTGGCCGGGGCCGCCGGCCAAGCAGCCGGTCCGGGACCTCCGGACAGCCAAGTCGGCCATCTTCGTCGGAGTTGGCGTCCTCAACGGCGTCAGCTTCGTCTCGCCTCCCTACCTGCACCACTacctctgcggcggcggcggcggcgccgggaacGCGGAGCGGAGGTATCACGCCTCTACCAGCTCGCCAGCTTCGCGACGGCCGTGCTCGGCGTGGCCCTCCTGTTCGCGCACATGGCGTTCTCGGCGGCGACCGTGGTAGGGTCGCCCCTGCTGCCTCCCGTGCTCCGGTGGATGGTCTGGCTCGCCAGGGTCCTGACCGGCGGCACGTTCCAGTTTGGCCTCAGTGTCCTCCACTTTTGCATTCAGATGTTGCTCGCCAGATACACGCTCGTTTCCGCCTGACTGTCTTCAGGGCTTCAGGCCCCcacatttctttctttttcctttcctaaccttattcatttcatttttttcctctaAACTTTACTCTGTTTTTCTTTATATAAAAAGTTCCTAAGCTCAGGTGTCTAACACAAAGTAAACATGCGATTGTTTGAAGAACAGTTGTTGGCTTGCCGGTAAGTTCGTGCGTCGTCCCTGTTGGCATTGTGCGTTCGTGAAAACTGCTCGATCAAATACTTGATAAGAATCGGTAAACATTTGTTTGCAGTAAAGAAAATGGCACACGCACGCTCCCGTGGCACGAACCGCAAGGAATAGTGTTACCGCTGAGGTAAAAGTAAAACTGCTcgttctcaaaaaaaaaaaggaaaaaaaaagtaaaactgCTCGAAATAAAAGTTGAATTGCCTTCCGGTCTTCCACAAAGCGGGCACCTCAATGTCTCCCGATGCACAAATATTAGTTTGCAGGAGTTTATTTGGTGACCACTTTCATTACATGAGCAATGCCACAGAGCTTGCATTCCACTGCCTCGAACAGAGCGAGCCGTGTAGCACACTGGCCATGCACGCAGGCTTTAGCAAACCAAAATTGCAGATACCTTTTACTTTGGCATCTCGTACAAGATTCAGATTTCAGACCAGAGTCAACGCAGGCTGCAGCTTGTTTCTGACCTGGCAAGGTTACCTTAGTACATGAGCACTCTGGCAAGGCCTCTTCAGGGTCACAGGAGTTGTTCAGAGGCTTGCTGCAGTTATATTATCAACCCCCCATGAATCAACAGTGAAGCGAAAGGCCTACGCACGTATTTCGCGGTTGTCCATTGTCAAGCAAAAGCAGGCAAGCAGCAGCCACTCTTGacaggaaggggaagggagcGGCAAAAGCAGCAACCAACAAAAGAAGCTCACTACCGTCCAACAAAGGGCAGTCATACTTCCGAGGCAACATCATTCATTAGTTCTACAACGTATTCAAGTTACTATGCTTCTGAACTGGAAAAAAAATGTTACCACGCACATTCACAGCCAAAATTGCAGCCATGCAGCCACGGCACAACAGTAATATGCTATATGGACAACAAGAGCTACACGTTCTGCTATGTCCTTCAAGTGAAGCACGACGAAACCTTGCGTGGCTTTGTATCTAGGAATGGGGTCGGCGCCTGCTGGATTTTGTCCCAGCACCGTCGTCTTGTCATGGCCCAACATTGCCGTGGATTATACCCTAGATGGGTCATGGGCTGCCAAGTGCATTTAACAAGTCATAGCCCAAGAGAAGCCGAAGGCAAGACCAAAACAGATGCTATGAACATCGTCAGGGGaacaaggaagaaaagagaggaaaggaaaTCAAATCATCTTCCTTCTCAAGCTACGGAGGTCCAAATTCTTTCTCTTTTATCCTGGGATTGCTCACGTCCCGGCTTGGATATCGCCGGTGGCCAAGGGTGGCTGGCCCTGGATACCACTCGATTGTCTCACTCTCAACACCGCCTGCTGGGATGTCGGCATATTCAAAGAAAGTGGGGTCCCGAGCAGCTCGCAATTCTTTTGGAGCACTTCAAGTCgcagaataaaaaaaatcctgaaTTCAGAAGCCAAGTAGCCAGCACACAACAGGTTAGGTACCAGAGGATGTCAGactttccttttcattttcccGTCTTTCCAAAGTGGCAAGTAGGTAAAGCATAGAAAATCTATGAATCATCATGTACAAACGCAAACAGGCAAGCCAAACTCAATCTGTCCTGCACAAATCTAATACTACGACATCATTTAAGTGAATGAATATCTATAAGCCTTGAACAAGATAGGCAGcatgcaacataaataaaactgGTAGCTCCGCCAGAAAAGGAACTGTCAAAATACATGAAAAGGGGACTCATACCTGAAATTCTCAAAGGTGTCAGAGCTGAACTTGAGGAGGCGAACTATGGTTCCTTTGCAGATGTGATTGTCATCAACCAGACGTCTTAGGCTGGATAAGAGAACACTGTTCATCCAGTGGACACCATCAGAGAGCAAAATACGGTAGTCGGGCTTGTATGTTGAGATACCAAACACCTGCAGAACTGGCTGCTGCCCTGCAGCCAGCTCACCCCCCAGTAGTGCCGGCACTGCCCCCCAACTCAGATGCCTCTTGAAGCCTTGGCTACTAGAACAAGGTCCATTCATTGGTTCAGCAT
The genomic region above belongs to Setaria italica strain Yugu1 chromosome VI, Setaria_italica_v2.0, whole genome shotgun sequence and contains:
- the LOC101776664 gene encoding uncharacterized protein LOC101776664, whose protein sequence is MALNFLRPGAPGVQPVGDRCTAKSAIFIGVVNGLVSPPYLQRCLCAGRCDDDSDVEERYYLLANFVVVVLGVALLVVDMAALSLTVVLSSPRWPAAVRWMVWITKVLTCGTLQLGVNVLYFCIRMLCARLMLAFA